A portion of the Ricinus communis isolate WT05 ecotype wild-type chromosome 10, ASM1957865v1, whole genome shotgun sequence genome contains these proteins:
- the LOC8274877 gene encoding SRSF protein kinase 1, producing MDEKKQVAVVEEEDRSSESGDYTSEDEGTEDYRRGGYHAVRIGDSFKNGRYVVQSKLGWGHFSTVWLAWDTLKPQFVALKVQKSAQHYTEAAMDEITILQQIADGDPDDKKCVVKLLDHFKHSGPNGQHVCMVFEYLGDNLLTLIKYSDYRGMPINKVKEICFHILVGLDYLHRQLSIIHTDLKPENILLLSMIDPIKDPRKSGAPLILPSSKDKTALESGIVRLNGDLTRNQKKKIRRKAKRAAQGCVEKEASAEVDADPETSVAEELSANAKTNVGSAEDQPANFDNTSRPFDADGTKGGLDNQGNKRGSRSTRQKLLASVDLNCKLVDFGNACWTYKQFTNDIQTRQYRCPEVILGSKYSTSADLWSFACICFELATGDVLFDPHSGDNFDRDEDHLALMMELLGMMPRKIALGGRYSRDFFNRYGDLRHIRRLRFWPLNKVLMEKYEFSEKDANDMTDFLVPILDFVPEKRPTAAQCLLHPWISSGPRSLEPSMPSHQNEASEGVNSEKKREKDEREAMEKGMGNIAINADSKLVKDSPSSSKLSKAATTSSSK from the exons atggaTGAGAAGAAGCAAGTGGCGGTGGTAGAAGAGGAGGATCGGAGCAGTGAGAGCGGAGATTATACGTCGGAGGATGAAGGAACGGAGGATTACCGCCGCGGTGGTTACCACGCTGTGCGAATTGGTGATTCTTTCAAAAACGGCCGTTACGTTGTTCAGAGTAAACTCGGTTGGGGCCATTTCTCTACCGTCTGGCTCGCTTGGGACACTCTGAAACCc CAATTTGTAGCTTTGAAGGTACAAAAAAGTGCCCAACACTATACTGAAGCTGCCATGGATGAGATTACCATCTTGCAACAGATTGCTGATGGAGACCCTGATGATAAAAAATGTGTTGTAAAGCTTTTGGATCATTTTAAGCATTCGGGTCCCAATGGACAGCATGTTTGTATGGTTTTTGAGTATTTAGGGGATAATCTTTTAACCCTAATCAAGTATAGTGATTATCGTGGAATGCCCATTAATAAGGTTAAAGAGATCTGTTTTCACATTTTAGTGGGTTTGGATTATTTGCATAGACAGCTTTCCATTATACACACTGATCTGAAGCCAgagaatatattattattatcaatgaTAGACCCAATAAAAGATCCAAGAAAATCCGGAGCTCCGCTTATTCTTCCAAGTAGTAAAGATAAAACTGCTTTAGAATCTGGAATTGTAAGACTAAATGGAGATTTGACTAGGAatcagaagaaaaaaataagaagaaaggCCAAGCGAGCAGCTCAGGGGTGTGTAGAAAAGGAAGCTTCTGCTGAAGTTGATGCAGATCCTGAAACATCTGTTGCAGAAGAGTTATCTGCTAATGCTAAAACAAATGTGGGTTCTGCTGAAGATCAGCCTGCTAATTTTGACAATACAAGCAGACCATTTGATGCTGACGGAACAAAAGGAGGGTTAGATAATCAGGGTAATAAAAGGGGAAGTCGCTCCACAAGGCAGAAGCTATTGGCTTCAGTTGACTTGAACTGCAAATTGGTGGACTTTGGAAATGCATGTTGGACGTACAAACAATTTACAAATGATATACAGACAAGACAGTACCGCTGTCCGGAGGTGATCCTTGGATCTAAATACTCTACATCAGCTGATCTTTGGTCTTTTGCTTGCATTTGTTTTGAGCTTGCAACTGGTGACGTGCTTTTTGATCCCCATAGTGGTGATAACTTTGACAGGGATGAG GACCACTTAGCCTTGATGATGGAGCTTCTTGGAATGATGCCTCGCAAG ATAGCCTTAGGTGGCCGCTATTCTCGGGATTTCTTTAATAGATATGGTGATCTGAGGCACATACGCAGATTGCGTTTCTGGCCCTTGAATAAGGTTCTCATGGAGAAATATGAGTTCAGTGAGAaggatgcaaatgacatgactGATTTTTTGGTCCCTATCCTTGATTTTGTCCCTGAGAAACGGCCAACGGCAGCTCAGTGCCTTCTTCATCCATGGATCAGTTCAGGCCCTCGTTCTCTAGAGCCATCTATGCCATCTCATCAAAATGAAGCCTCGGAAGGTGTAAATTCCGAGAAGAAGAGGGAGAAGGATGAGAGGGAGGCAATGGAAAAGGGAATGGGAAATATTGCAATTAATGCAGATTCCAAATTGGTTAAAGATTCCCCGTCTAGTAGTAAACTCTCCAAGGCAGCCACAACTAGCTCATCTAAGTAG
- the LOC8274879 gene encoding putative homeobox-leucine zipper protein ATHB-51 isoform X2 — protein MDTPKALPGMDVKHAAIAETPHGLIPTMDKISFGSQEKKKRLTSDQLESLERSFQEEIKLDPDRKMKLSRELGLQPRQIAVWFQNRRARWKAKQLERLYDSLKEEFDVVSKEKQNLQEEVMKLKAILRQEKATRNQVSTGYTEISGEETVESTSVAIRSSGGKPRGGSSHHQIAECNYLLNVDEYNPVSSPYWAVIPSYP, from the exons ATGGATACTCCAAAGGCGCTTCCAG gaATGGATGTGAAGCATGCAGCGATAGCAGAGACACCACACGGGCTGATTCCGACTATGGACAAGATTAGCTTCGGAAgtcaagagaagaagaaaagattgaCAAGTGATCAGTTAGAGTCACTAGAGAGGAGCTTCCAAGAAGAGATTAAGCTGGACCCTGATAGGAAAATGAAGCTGTCTCGCGAGCTAGGGCTGCAGCCTAGGCAGATTGCTGTTTGGTTCCAAAATAGACGTGCTAGGTGGAAAGCTAAGCAGCTTGAACGCTTATATGATTCACTCAAAGAAGAGTTTGATGTTGTCTCTAAAGAGAAACAGAATCTTCAAGAAGAG GTTATGAAACTGAAAGCTATTCTAAGGCAGGAGAAAGCCACCAGGAATCAAGTGTCAACAGGCTACACAGAGATCTCTGGTGAAGAGACAGTAGAAAGCACATCAGTTGCAATTCGTAGCTCAGGTGGCAAGCCACGAGGAGGAAGTAGTCATCATCAGATTGCAGAGTGCAACTATCTTCTCAATGTTGATGAATATAATCCAGTATCATCACCTTACTGGGCTGTTATTCCATCTTATCCCTGA
- the LOC8274879 gene encoding putative homeobox-leucine zipper protein ATHB-51 isoform X1: MDWHGNLRTFVSRPETSFNFLYNYNYDQYNPGMDVKHAAIAETPHGLIPTMDKISFGSQEKKKRLTSDQLESLERSFQEEIKLDPDRKMKLSRELGLQPRQIAVWFQNRRARWKAKQLERLYDSLKEEFDVVSKEKQNLQEEVMKLKAILRQEKATRNQVSTGYTEISGEETVESTSVAIRSSGGKPRGGSSHHQIAECNYLLNVDEYNPVSSPYWAVIPSYP; encoded by the exons atgGATTGGCATGGCAACTTAAGGACCTTTGTCTCTCGACCGGAGACTTCCTTTAACTTCCTTTACAACTATAACTATGACCAGTATAATCCAG gaATGGATGTGAAGCATGCAGCGATAGCAGAGACACCACACGGGCTGATTCCGACTATGGACAAGATTAGCTTCGGAAgtcaagagaagaagaaaagattgaCAAGTGATCAGTTAGAGTCACTAGAGAGGAGCTTCCAAGAAGAGATTAAGCTGGACCCTGATAGGAAAATGAAGCTGTCTCGCGAGCTAGGGCTGCAGCCTAGGCAGATTGCTGTTTGGTTCCAAAATAGACGTGCTAGGTGGAAAGCTAAGCAGCTTGAACGCTTATATGATTCACTCAAAGAAGAGTTTGATGTTGTCTCTAAAGAGAAACAGAATCTTCAAGAAGAG GTTATGAAACTGAAAGCTATTCTAAGGCAGGAGAAAGCCACCAGGAATCAAGTGTCAACAGGCTACACAGAGATCTCTGGTGAAGAGACAGTAGAAAGCACATCAGTTGCAATTCGTAGCTCAGGTGGCAAGCCACGAGGAGGAAGTAGTCATCATCAGATTGCAGAGTGCAACTATCTTCTCAATGTTGATGAATATAATCCAGTATCATCACCTTACTGGGCTGTTATTCCATCTTATCCCTGA
- the LOC8274878 gene encoding 60S ribosomal protein L24, with product MVLKTELCRFSGAKIYPGKGIRFIRSDSQVFLFANSKCKRYFHNRLKPSKLTWTAMYRKQHKKDIAQEAVKKRRRTTKKPYSRSIVGATLEVIQKRRTEKPEVRDAAREAALREIKERIKKTKDAKKAKKAEVMAKTQKAGGKANVPKSGASKGPKLGGGGGKR from the exons ATGGTTCTCAA GACCGAGCTTTGTCGTTTCAGTGGGGCCAAGATTTACCCCGGTAAAGGCATCAGATTTATTCGTTCTGATTCTCAG GTGTTCCTATTTGCTAATTCAAAATGCAAGAGGTACTTCCACAATCGGTTGAAGCCATCAAAGCTTACATGGACAGCCATGTATAGGAAGCAACATAAGAAG GATATTGCACAAGAGGCTGTAAAGAAGAGGAGACGTACCACCAAAAAGCCTTACTCTAGGTCCATTGTGGGTGCCACCTTGGAGGTTATCCAAAAGAGAAGAACTGAGAAGCCTGAAGTTCGTGACGCTGCAAGGGAAGCTGCTCTCCG TGAAATTAAGGAAAGgatcaagaaaaccaaagatgcAAAGAAGGCAAAGAAGGCAGAAGTGATGGCCAAGACACAGAAGGCAGGTGGTAAAGCTAATGTACCTAAGAGTGGCGCATCAAAGGGTCCCAAGcttggtggtggtggtggaaaGCGCTGA